AACATCATTGGGGGCCTCGCCAAACCCACTTCTGGTAGAGTTTTAGTAGATGGAGTTGACTTGACTAGGCTGAAAGGCAACGAGCTAGCCGAATTTAGACTTAGGAAAGTTGGCTTCATCTTCCAATCGTTCAACCTCATACCAACACTAACTGCGCTGGAGAATGTTGAGCTTCCCATGGTATACGCAAAGGTTTCCAAATCGGAAAGGAGAAGGAGGGCTGTTGAAATGCTAGAGATTGTTAAAATGGGTCATCGCCTAAATCACAAGCCTGACGAGTTGAGCGGCGGGGAACAGCAGAGGGTCGCCATTGCGAGGGCTCTTGTGAACTCTCCCTCCATCGTCTTGGCTGACGAGCCGACCGCCGCAATTGATACGGCAAGCATACACATGCTCATGAAAATTATTCAAGAGCTGAACTCCACAAAGGGGCAGACGTTCATCATTGTGACCCATGACTTGCTCGTTGCTCAAGCTTGCAAGCGGTCTATCATAATGAGGGATGGCAGAATCGAGAGGGAGCTAACCGGCAAGGAGATAGCCGAAGCTATAATCGCCTCCGGACGAGAAAAACTATTGAGATAGGTAAAACCAGTTAAGAAAAACTCAGGTGCACACAATTAGGAATATGGAAAGGAAAGGGAGGTTGCAGTTTCCGCAGGATGCTGTCGCCATATTTGTTCGTTCTCGCCAGACGACTTTACATCATATACCTGTCCATGTTAGATATACGTCTATGTTAAATCATGCTTCGTATTCACTAATTTACGTCTAATGGTGTTAGATATTTTCTAGTCTGCAACTTGATAATATTTTTGCAAAGTTCTCAAGCGTTGGTTCTTTTTTGTAATTTCTCAAGTTATGGATGAGGTTTTCACGTTGAATCAAGCCATGTACTCGCTGAATTTTCCTAGCAACGTGGCTTCCTATGAAGAGGTATTGGCAGATTGAAGTGACATTAGACGGTTTTCGCATAATGCTTGCTGTTTCAAAGTCGACTATTCGGGGGCGGTCACCGGGGTCTACGATGACATGTTTTGTTGCTCGGCTAAGTTCGCCATGGTCAAGTCCTATTTGGTCTAGCTTCCAACAATCTTCAAGTAATAGTCGAAGAGTTCGCCTAACTCTCTTAGCTTTTCCGCGACCTTTTATGCTGGTAATCCAATCGGGAAGCCATGGACCTTCGATTAGTTCCATGAGTATGAAGTTTTGGGTGGCTCCGAGTAAAGTTGGGCCAACATTTATCGAATTTGCTTTCTTCAGCATTTCAGTTTCATGTGTCATGCTGCTTCGGTCAGCGTCAGTTCGCCGAATTTTTAGTGCGGTTTTACCCGTTTCCGTTAGGGCGGTGACAACGATACTTACACAGCCCTTCCCAAGTACATGCAAGTCGCAAGCCATCTTCGGACCGGCAAACTGAATAGCTTTTACTCCAAGATTTTTTAGCTCCCCTATTCTGGACCTAAGCTCTTCGGCAGAGAATTTAGGGTAACATAGAACCTTGCCATAGCGTTTATTGTGAAGTCTATCTATTGGAACAGCGATGTCAGCCAAGCCATTTTGGCCTTCCTATAAGATAGTCGGTGAAAAATCTAGCGAAATCCGGGTTTGCAGCGTAGTAGTCTAATATTTTTTCGTTAAGTAAAATTGCCTGTGATTTCCGTATGCTTTTAGCGACTAGCTCAGCGACTCCTATGTCTCTGCCCCCATTGGCAAGCGCATCCTGAACAAGTTGGGTGGCATTATTGTATCTTCGACGGGTATACACAACCCATCGGCCCTCCTCAATCCACGGTCCGGACACGGTGTTCACGCTTCCGTGATGTTTTCGCAGGAATTTTTCGGCTTCTCGGGATCCAACTGGAGGGCCTAGATGTTTTTTAAAGGGTGAAATTACCGCATTTTCTAGTTCAAAGATTATTATATGGTTGAGTTCTTCGTCGCTCCAAACTGCGGAGCGGAGGACTTCAAAATCATTTTGCTTAAGAAGGTTCTTGAGCGATCTTTGCGTCTTATATAATTGCCCCCAAAGAATGTCTGGAACAGCCTTTATTTCGCCGATTTTTATGAAGAGTAGGTCATTTCCCCGTTTTTTCAAGGTTCGGCTAAGTAATTTAGTTTCAATAGGTTTCGAATCTGGAGGATAGAAGAATTCGAGATTTGGTTGCTTTATGAAAGCATTGGAGGCAGCTATGAATTCACTTAACTTTTCATTTGAAACCGCTGCTGCAACATTTCTGCCACTGTCAACTGGGTCAACGATAATAAGCGAGGCCGCAAACAGCTTTTTCACCTCGTCTTCACGACCGTTATAGTATTTCTCTAGGTCAATAATCACTCCCTTATTCCAGGAAGTTGCAGCCGCGGTTAAAACTTTATAGAAGGATTGGTATCGAAGGATCAAAAGTTCGCAGAGATATCCGCTGAATCCTTTAACTTTGATTTCTGCGCCATAAACTCCTATTCCCTTCATGAACCGTTTGAGGAGGCGTACTTCATTCTTGAGATTGTCTGAAAGATGTGTTTTCACGTACTCTGTATGGAAAGGCGTTCTGTCTGTTGCGCTGACCCATTGTCCTCGTTCTACCTTGTAGCAAGGAACGATATTCACTCTAGTTCCCTTTATCCAAGTTTCAAGGTAGGGATGCTCCGCGAAACGTTCTAATTGACGGTAACCAATAGTAGCCTTTTTTGCGATGTTAAGGCAAACCGTGCCAAGCTCTTTTCGGCTTAGGGTGGGGGGTACTCGCATAAAAATATCGATGTCAACGTCCTTGCTTAGCCATGTATCCTTCGCAACTGAACCGTTAATTCTGACTTCAGCTGGTACGCCTGCCTCTCGTGCTGCTTTATCAACTTTACTTCTCATCATTTCAGCGAGTGTTGTAATCGATTTTCTCTCAGTGGAACCTGGAACAATTTTACCTAGGACTATCTGGGAGACGTTTCCAATTTTCATATTTGAGGTCTTACCTCGTAGAGAGTTGAATATATTGGGCCCCTCGGTGTTAGAATACTTTTTTTAAGTCTCAGAGCATCAGCCTTCATGACGCCGAGTTCGAGATTTTCCATCTGAGCGATCTGTGCAATTAACTCTGTTTTATTACGACCAGATTTGACGCGTGCAATGGTAATATGGGGGCTGAAGCCCCTTACATCTGGTCTTAACCCAAGCGCTCGGAGCCTCGGTTCAAGTTGGGCAAAAATGCCTTTGAGTTCCTCAGCACCTTTCTTTATACCGACCCAAACTACATTTGGATGCCTTAAGTTTGGGAATACGCCAAGTCCCCGAAGCTCGATGTCGAAACTGGAAAATTTTACCATTTTCATTTCTTCTTGGATAGAGTTCACTAGTTGTGGAGCGATCTCGCCTAGGAAGCGAAGGGTTACATGAATATTCTGGGTTTCGACCAGTTTAAGATCGGCGCCTGTCCTAACTAACTGCTCCTGGGTTTCGCCGAGTCGAGTTAAAATTGTTTCATCGTCTATATCAAAAGCGATGAAGCATCTTATTTTTTCCAGCGGCACACTTATGCCCCTATATTTGCTAATCTCTTATCCTTTGGAATACTTTGTTAATCGTTTTATTTCTAATTAATCTTCATTTCCCAGCCGACATATCACAGAAGCGAGGAACGAGTAACTTCTTGTTTATTAAGAAACGTTAAGTGTTGGCTTTAAGTCTCTCTCCAAAGCCATTTTAAGGGACTACGTATTCAATTTTTCGAGATGTTGAGGGGGCTATTATGTCCACTAGAGTTCGAGTGGGGGGTTTTGTTGATTTATCAACGGTTGATTGGCATGGCCACCTGACTTTCATAATTTTTGCTGCTGGTTGTAACTTTAAATGCCCGTTCTGTTCAAATGGGACTCTTATCCCCCTTAACTCGGGTGAAGAAACTTCTTTGGTTAATCTCCAAAGTAGAATTCTTAGGAATCTTCCGCTTCTTGACGCAGTTGGCTTTACGGGTGGTGAGCCGACACTTCAACCTAAAGCTATTTTAGAAATGTTTCAATGGGCAAAGAGTCGGGGGCTAAAAACTTTCTTGAACACTAATGGGAGCAACCCGCAACAGGTGAAGATGCTTATTGACGGGAAACTCGTTGATTACGTCGCTCTAGACGTGAAAGCTCCACTATCTTCTGATGTTTATGGTAAGGTGATTGGATTTACTCAGGATGTTTCCGGTGTCGTGAATCGGGTTAAGGAAACTATGCGCGTTTGTAGGGAAGCCAATGTGCCCCTTGAGGTTAGAACAACCGTGGTTCCTAGGCTTATCGATGATGAAGCTTCAATAGGTAAAATTGCGCGGTCTGTAAGGGACTACTGCTATGCCTACGTTCTTCAACAATTCTACCCCTTCGAAGAGGTTCTTGATCCCGCGTTCAGGAGTGTTATGCCACCTAGGCGTGAGGCACTTCTAGAGTTAGCTAAGGTTGCGGTAAGAGAAGGGATTGAGAATGTTTACATTAGAACTCGAGAACATGGGATGGAGAAGGTGATAAAGTGAGTTGGAAAAGAAAGTGGTTGCGTTAACTGGGATGCCAGGTTCCGGAAAATCTTTAGTCGCTAAAATAGCGATGGAAATGGGCTTCTCTGTTGTTGTCATGGGCGATGTGATACGGGAAGAAACTGAGCGTCGGGGTTTGAAGATTACGCCGGAGAATATGGGTGCTGTTATGCTTAGGCTTCGAGAGGAGTATGGGGCGACGGTTGTAGCTGAACGCTGTGTTTCAAAGATCCGGGCCGTAACAGGTTCTAAAGTTCTCGTGGATGGAGTGAGGAGCATCATTGAAGTTGACGAATTTCGGAGGCATTTTCCAGACTTTATTTTAGTGGCTATTCATTCTTCCCCTGAAACTCGTTTTCAGAGAATATATCGGCGCCGGAGAACCGATGATCCTCAAAGCTGGAGGGAATTCATGGAAAGAGACTTGAGAGAACTACAGGTAGGTGTAGGTGCAGCTATCGCGATGGCTGATTATATGTTAATTAATGAGACGACACCGACGCAACTTCGAAAGGCTGTGGAAAAACTGCTGAGGAAGGTTATTTAGTATGGGTCAAATTATTGTGAAGGCAGAAGCTAAGGTTAATCCCACTGAGGATGAGGAAAAAGTAAAGAAGGCGATTCAAAACATCATTTTAAACCCTTCCTTTGAAATTGTCCAGATGAATTATGAAAAATTGGTTGTTGCGACTTCTCATGAGAAGGATTGTTTAGCAAAATTATACAATTTGTTCAGGCAAGAGAGGATTTTAGATGCGGCAAGGAGGGCTCTTTTCGAGGGTATGTCAGGTAATACCATAACTTTCTATCTTAATAAGCAAGTTGCCTATGTTGGTCATGTTTCTTTTTGTGAACCTTCTGCAGAGTCTCCTCTTGGTCCAATACGAGTTGAAATTGTATGCGAGGATCCTCGGGAATTAATTAATTGGATAGCTCCCAAAACTGTTGAAGGTAGGCTTGTCTCTAAATGAAAATTGGGTTTTCTTCACTATATCTTGCTGATCAACCCTTCAGTACTCTTGTTCATGCTATAGAGCATAGTGCTATAAAGTATTGGGAACTCAGCGATGAAGACTGTTTAGCCTTTAACATGAAACGGATTCGGATTTTAAATGAACTCAAGGCTTCGTTTGGGCTAGAATACGTGGTCCACGCACCTTGGGGTGATTTGAACATTGCCTCCTTAAACCCATTTTTTAGAAGGTTTATGCTAAAGCGACTTATACGTTCATTGAATTTCGCAAGCCTTTTAGAGGCTCGTTTATGGGTTTTTCATCCGGGTGCGCATTCAGGTCTAAGTATTTTGCATCCTGGAAAAGATCTAAAAGTACAGTTGGCGTCTGTACAGGAACTTCTTAAGATTGCGGACGATCTTGGAGTTTCAATATCAATCGAGAATATGCCTGAACCTTCAATGATGATCTTGAAGAGGGTCGAGGATTTTGAGATGTTTTATCATGAGGCGGCCGTAGAGGATGTTAGCATAGCATTTGATGTTGGGCATGCAAATACTGTAGGTCAGGTTCATGATTTTTTAGAACGTTTACATGAAAAAATTGTGCATATCCATGTCCACGATAATCGTGGTGTAATGGACGAGCATCTACCGATTGGTAAGGGGACGGTTGATTGGGTTTCAATAATCAGTTTTCTCCGAAGGGAACATTTTGATGGGCTGATAATTATTGAAACCTTAGAAAATCCGTTAGAAAGTTTTCAAAAAATGAAGGCACTCTACTCTGAATACGGGACCTCGACTTTCATCAAGTCTTCAGCTACTTGAACATGTTGGAAGACCTTGCTAGCTTGCTCTAGGAGGATGCTTGGGTCTTCATAGCGGGCGCTGATATGGAAGAGGAAAAGACGTTTCGCCTTCGCTTTAGCTGCGGTTTCAGCGGCTTGTCCAGCTGTTGAGTGGCCTTCTTCTTCGGCTTTCTCTTTAAGTTTGTCATCTAGTGTAGCTTCGTGGATAAGAAGGTCTGCTTTTTCTGCCAGTTTTACCACGGCTTCTGTCTGTTTTGTATCCGACGAATATGCGATTTTTCGACCAGGTCGCGGGGGACCTACTACTTCATCAGGTCTGATTATACGACCGTTATGGAGGCGGATTTCTTCACCTTGTTTAAGTTTAGCCCAAAGCGGGCCTTCGGGGACACCAAGCTTTCTTGCTTTGTCAGGGTAGAACTTTCCTGGTCTTTCTCTTTCAACTAGAGCGTATGCCAAAGTTGGTATGCTATGATCAACCCATGTTGCGTAAACCTCATATTCTTGGTTTTTATAGGCGATTCCTTCCTCTATTTCATGGACTGCTATTGGAAAAGTTAATGTGAAGCGTACTGTTTGCCTAATTGCTTCTACGAAGTTTCGGATACCCGTTGGACCGTAGATGTCTAATCTCTCAGTTCTGTCAAGCAGGGACATTGTTTGGAAGAGGCCTGGCAACCCTAGCACATGATCACCGTGCATGTGAGTGATGAAGATGCGGGTTTTTCGGCAGAACCCAACTTTAGCTAAGATCATTTGTCGCTGGGTGCCTTCACCACAATCAAATAAAATCAACTCACCCCCGCGTTTAATGGCGATTGCTGGAAGACTTCTGCGTGCTGTTGGGATTCCACCGCTTGTTCCCAAGAAAATTACTTGCATCTTATTCACCTACTCAGCTTTAAATACCGCAATTTCACGGGTTAAGCTTCGGTGCACATAGACGAAGTAGCTCTCAATAAACTTAAACCCATAGTTTTCTCCGATTTCTCGAACTTTAATTGTTCTCGGAGCTGCGAGGCAGAG
This genomic stretch from Candidatus Bathyarchaeota archaeon harbors:
- a CDS encoding ABC transporter ATP-binding protein, which encodes MVDDFIVETQELTKVYRMGKVTIPALDNVDLKVPKGDMLCLYGPSGSGKTTLLNIIGGLAKPTSGRVLVDGVDLTRLKGNELAEFRLRKVGFIFQSFNLIPTLTALENVELPMVYAKVSKSERRRRAVEMLEIVKMGHRLNHKPDELSGGEQQRVAIARALVNSPSIVLADEPTAAIDTASIHMLMKIIQELNSTKGQTFIIVTHDLLVAQACKRSIIMRDGRIERELTGKEIAEAIIASGREKLLR
- a CDS encoding serine/threonine protein kinase, whose translation is MADIAVPIDRLHNKRYGKVLCYPKFSAEELRSRIGELKNLGVKAIQFAGPKMACDLHVLGKGCVSIVVTALTETGKTALKIRRTDADRSSMTHETEMLKKANSINVGPTLLGATQNFILMELIEGPWLPDWITSIKGRGKAKRVRRTLRLLLEDCWKLDQIGLDHGELSRATKHVIVDPGDRPRIVDFETASIMRKPSNVTSICQYLFIGSHVARKIQRVHGLIQRENLIHNLRNYKKEPTLENFAKILSSCRLENI
- the cca gene encoding CCA tRNA nucleotidyltransferase, yielding MKIGNVSQIVLGKIVPGSTERKSITTLAEMMRSKVDKAAREAGVPAEVRINGSVAKDTWLSKDVDIDIFMRVPPTLSRKELGTVCLNIAKKATIGYRQLERFAEHPYLETWIKGTRVNIVPCYKVERGQWVSATDRTPFHTEYVKTHLSDNLKNEVRLLKRFMKGIGVYGAEIKVKGFSGYLCELLILRYQSFYKVLTAAATSWNKGVIIDLEKYYNGREDEVKKLFAASLIIVDPVDSGRNVAAAVSNEKLSEFIAASNAFIKQPNLEFFYPPDSKPIETKLLSRTLKKRGNDLLFIKIGEIKAVPDILWGQLYKTQRSLKNLLKQNDFEVLRSAVWSDEELNHIIIFELENAVISPFKKHLGPPVGSREAEKFLRKHHGSVNTVSGPWIEEGRWVVYTRRRYNNATQLVQDALANGGRDIGVAELVAKSIRKSQAILLNEKILDYYAANPDFARFFTDYLIGRPKWLG
- the thpR gene encoding RNA 2',3'-cyclic phosphodiesterase, which produces MPLEKIRCFIAFDIDDETILTRLGETQEQLVRTGADLKLVETQNIHVTLRFLGEIAPQLVNSIQEEMKMVKFSSFDIELRGLGVFPNLRHPNVVWVGIKKGAEELKGIFAQLEPRLRALGLRPDVRGFSPHITIARVKSGRNKTELIAQIAQMENLELGVMKADALRLKKSILTPRGPIYSTLYEVRPQI
- a CDS encoding anaerobic ribonucleoside-triphosphate reductase activating protein, which codes for MSTRVRVGGFVDLSTVDWHGHLTFIIFAAGCNFKCPFCSNGTLIPLNSGEETSLVNLQSRILRNLPLLDAVGFTGGEPTLQPKAILEMFQWAKSRGLKTFLNTNGSNPQQVKMLIDGKLVDYVALDVKAPLSSDVYGKVIGFTQDVSGVVNRVKETMRVCREANVPLEVRTTVVPRLIDDEASIGKIARSVRDYCYAYVLQQFYPFEEVLDPAFRSVMPPRREALLELAKVAVREGIENVYIRTREHGMEKVIK
- the fliE gene encoding flagellar hook-basal body complex protein FliE, with the translated sequence MPGSGKSLVAKIAMEMGFSVVVMGDVIREETERRGLKITPENMGAVMLRLREEYGATVVAERCVSKIRAVTGSKVLVDGVRSIIEVDEFRRHFPDFILVAIHSSPETRFQRIYRRRRTDDPQSWREFMERDLRELQVGVGAAIAMADYMLINETTPTQLRKAVEKLLRKVI
- a CDS encoding sugar phosphate isomerase/epimerase; translated protein: MKIGFSSLYLADQPFSTLVHAIEHSAIKYWELSDEDCLAFNMKRIRILNELKASFGLEYVVHAPWGDLNIASLNPFFRRFMLKRLIRSLNFASLLEARLWVFHPGAHSGLSILHPGKDLKVQLASVQELLKIADDLGVSISIENMPEPSMMILKRVEDFEMFYHEAAVEDVSIAFDVGHANTVGQVHDFLERLHEKIVHIHVHDNRGVMDEHLPIGKGTVDWVSIISFLRREHFDGLIIIETLENPLESFQKMKALYSEYGTSTFIKSSAT
- the rnz gene encoding ribonuclease Z, which codes for MQVIFLGTSGGIPTARRSLPAIAIKRGGELILFDCGEGTQRQMILAKVGFCRKTRIFITHMHGDHVLGLPGLFQTMSLLDRTERLDIYGPTGIRNFVEAIRQTVRFTLTFPIAVHEIEEGIAYKNQEYEVYATWVDHSIPTLAYALVERERPGKFYPDKARKLGVPEGPLWAKLKQGEEIRLHNGRIIRPDEVVGPPRPGRKIAYSSDTKQTEAVVKLAEKADLLIHEATLDDKLKEKAEEEGHSTAGQAAETAAKAKAKRLFLFHISARYEDPSILLEQASKVFQHVQVAEDLMKVEVPYSE